In one window of Meleagris gallopavo isolate NT-WF06-2002-E0010 breed Aviagen turkey brand Nicholas breeding stock chromosome 4, Turkey_5.1, whole genome shotgun sequence DNA:
- the PAICS gene encoding multifunctional protein ADE2, which yields MQSKDQITAGNAARKDRMEGKAAISNTTTSCVFQLLQEAGIKTAFVRKQSDTAFIAAHCEMIPIEWVCRRIATGSFLKRNPGVKEGYKFYPPKIEMFYKDDANNDPQWSEEQLIEAKFSFAGLTIGKTEVDIMARSTQAIFEILEKSWQPQNCTLVDLKIEFGVNILTKEIVLADVIDNDSWRLWPSGDRSQQKDKQSYRDLKEVTPEALQMVKRNFEWVAERVELLLKTKSQGRVVVLMGSTSDLGHCEKIKKACATFGIPCELRVTSAHKGPDETLRIKAEYEGDGIPTVFVAVAGRSNGLGPVMSGNTAYPVVNCPPLSSDWGAQDVWSSLRLPSGLGCPTTLSPEGAAQFAAQIFGLNNHLVWAKLRSNMLNTWISLKQADKKLRECTL from the exons ATGCAGTCCAAGGACCAAATAACGGCAGGGAATGCCGCCAGGAAGGACCGGATGGAGGGGAAGGCTGCCATCTCCAACACCACCACCAGCTGCGtgttccagctgctgcaggaagcag GAATCAAAACAGCTTTTGTCAGGAAGCAGAGTGACACAGCTTTCATAGCAGCTCACTGTGAAATGATCCCAATTGAATGGGTCTGCAGAAGAATTGCTACTGGCTCTTTCCTCAAAAGAAACCCTGGAGTCAAAGAAGGCTATAAGTTTTACCCGCCTAAAATTGAGATGTTTTACAAG GATGATGCTAATAATGATCCACAGTGGTCTGAGGAGCAGCTAATTGAAGCAAAATTCTCTTTTGCTGGACTTACTATTGGCAAGACTGAAGTGGATATTATGGCTCGTTCTACTCAAGCTATTTTTGAGATCCTGGAGAAATCATGGCAGCCCCAAAACTGCACTCTGGTGGACCTGAAG ATTGAATTTGGTGTTAATATTTTGACCAAAGAAATTGTTCTTGCTGATGTTATTGATAATGATTCATGGAGACTGTGGCCATCGGGAGATAGAAGCCAGCAGAAGGACAAACAG tcCTATCGAGACCTGAAGGAAGTGACTCctgaagcactgcagatggTTAAGAGAAACTTTGAATGGGTTGCAGAAAGAGTAGAG ttgcttctgaaaacaaagagcCAAGGTAGAGTTGTGGTATTGATGGGCTCTACTTCTGACCTTGGCCActgtgagaaaataaagaaggcaTGTGCAACCTTTGGAATTCCTTGTGAATTAAGAGTAACCTCTGCACACAAAGGGCCAGATGAAACTCTGAGGATCAAAGCAGAATATGAAG GAGATGGAATCCCAACTGTGTTCGTTGCAGTAGCTGGCAGAAGCAATGGTTTAGGACCAGTAATGTCTGGTAACACTGCTTACCCTGTTGTCAACTGTCCCCCCCTCTCATCTGATTGGGGTGCTCAGGATGTGTGGTCTTCTCTCAGACTGCCCAGTG GTCTTGGCTGCCCTACTACTTTGTCACCTGAAGGAGCTGCTCAGTTTGCTGCCCAGATATTTGGGTTAAACAACCACTTGGTATGGGCCAAACTGCGATCAAACATGTTAAATACATGGATCTCCTTGAAACAGGCTGACAAAAAATTGCGGGAGTGCACCTTGTAA
- the LOC100539703 gene encoding LON peptidase N-terminal domain and RING finger protein 1-like codes for MRRGAPTATAARRGAFRLPEPRLLLRSSGTRIAASPPAGRGNEKQSEDGVAKRNFSAGGPKRSTATRQHGSDSCSKCYLILSSDSSNLMLRIYRAESYAGLQEYKTAIEDLNFVISKMPNWPEVYFRKGKVLHDSGFVGDALQLFLQCLALDEDFLPAKIEVEKTLCDVLSPEILGESLKESAWSSPHTRNKSFVLGSEMTEPYCNLQLCPDQSLGRSEVLEPVIGSLNRAQSAHALNSTKALAKEDGLKRVSSEPLLSGREKGALLKRKLSFSEQDTFVCEDGRNKHKKQGENSNRDMKLAYGTVPENLIDVSDFECSLCMRLFFEPVTTPCGHTFCKGCLERCLDHAPQCPLCKESLKEYLASRKYSITELLEELIMKYLSDELYERKRIHAEETAEHSK; via the exons ATGCGCCGCGGCGCTCCGACAGCGACGGCAGCGAGACGCGGAGCTTTTCGGCTCCCGGAGCCGCGGCTCCTCCTCCGCTCCTCCGGGACGCGGATAGCGGCATCTCCGCCCGCGGGGCGAGGGAACGAGAAACAATCAGAAGACGGCGTCGCAAAGAGAAACTTTTCTGCAGGCGGCCCAAAGCGGAGCACGGCCACGCGGCAGCACGGCTCCGACTCCTGCTCCAA ATgttatttaattttgtcttcagaTTCCAGTAACTTGATGCTAAGAATCTACAGAGCTGAGTCATACGCTGGCCTCCAAGAGTATAAAACAGCCATAGAAGATCTAAACTTTGTTATTTCTAAAATGCCAAATTGGCCAGAG gtcTACTTCCGGAAAGGAAAAGTGCTGCACGACTCTGGCTTTGTAGGCGATGCCTTACAACTGTTTCTACAGTGCTTAGCCCTTGATGAAGATTTTCTTCCAGCCAAGATAGAAGTAGAAAAG acatTGTGTGATGTACTGTCACCAGAGATTCTAGGAGAGAGTTTGAAGGAATCTGCTTGGAGTTCACCACATACTCGAAATAAATCTTTTGTGCTTGGTTCTGAGATGACTGAGCCTTACTGCAATTTACAACTTTGTCCTGATCAG AGTTTAGGAAGATCAGAGGTACTGGAGCCTGTGATTGGAAGCCTAAATCGTGCACAATCTGCCCATGCTCTTAACTCAACAAAAGCCCTTGCCAAGGAAGATGGCTTAAAGAGAGTATCTTCTGAACCTCTTCTGTCTGGCCGAGAAAAAGGTGCTTTGttgaaaagaaagctttcattttcagagcagGATACATTTGTGTGTGAAGAtggaagaaacaaacacaaaaagcaagGAG aaaattcAAACAGGGACATGAAACTGGCTTATGGAACAGTTCCAGAGAATTTGATTGACGTATCCGATTTTGAGTGCTCTTTATGTATGAG GCTGTTCTTTGAGCCAGTGACAACACCTTGTGGACACACTTTTTGCAAAGGTTGCTTGGAACGGTGTTTAGACCATGCTCCTCAGTGTCCACTCTGTAAGGAGAGTTTGAAGGAG TACCTTGCAAGCAGAAAATATAGCATCACAGAGCTACTAGAGGAATTAATTATGAAATACTTGTCTGATGAACTgtatgagagaaaaagaattcatGCTGAAGAAACGGCTGAACACTCAAAGTAA